ATGGAAATAATCACATCCGTGGATGTATACAGGTACAGTGATAATTGTAATTTGCATGGTGATGAATTGAAACTTGGAAAAGGAGGTACACAAAGCAGGTACCTCCTTTTCCAAGGAAGACAGTGAGAAGAAAAAACACTATACACGTTATCAACAATTTACATAGTAGCATAATTTTTTAACTTGAAGTTTTACCAGCCCTTTTAATGTTTCGAGAACGTATCTCATCTACTCTAGCTAAGCTTTAAGACTATGGGGTGACGTTCAGAGGTAACTCAAACACAATCACATCCTTGGATGTATACAGGTGATAATTGCAATTTGCAGACTTAATAACAGTTGCAGTTTAGTAACATGCTGAACTCAAGATAGTTCAAAAGCATGTATCCTATATTTGAAGTAAACACTGCTTTGTCCCTGTGACTGTGAAAACACATACAGGTATAGTTCCCAATGCCCCAACAGTGAAAACAAAAGGAAGACGTGCACACTGAGTACataaaattgatgaaaattttgattaaAGAAAGATTTGAAATTTAGACAATGTTTTAACAGGCGAACTGAACACATAAAAAGCAGTAACAATCTTATTTTAGGACTGCAAAACAGTCAATAGAATAGAAAAAGGTAGGGTCATATTGTACCTCTTCCAGGACACTATCTACAACTTCCAGAATTTATCTGCTGATTAGCTGAGAAGCTGCATGTTTCATGCTACTAAATAACAATCTTATACTCCAGCTACTAGCTGCTTAAAATAACTTCAGCATCTTCTTTAAGGATCTCACACTCAACTAACTTCTGGTGGAGCATCTGTGCCTCTTTATTCCAGCCTGATTTGGCAACTTTTGTGACTATGGATGAACACAATGAATTCCCGGGGATACTATTTTTTGATAACATTACTTTAGTTATTTCAGCAGCAGCTTCCACTTTACCATCTCTACATAATGCCTGGATCACCATGACAAAGGTAGTTGTTTTAACTTCAAAGCCTAGAGTGAGCATCTGATTTAAAAGGTCCAGGGCCTCATCAGCCATGTCTTTCTTACAAAAACCCATGACAAGTGAACCATATGTGATGTCATCGGGGCTGATCCCGTCACTAAGCATCTCATCAAACAGAACCATAGCTTTCTTAACTTCAGCCTTCTTTGCTAAAGCATCTATGAGGGTATTGTATGTGATGAGAACCAACTTGTATCCGTTTTCTCTGATGCAGCGAGCAATCCCAAGAGCTTCCTCAACCATACCCTTTTTGGAGATGGCATTCAGGAGTGTGTTGCAGGTCACAATATCAGGAGAACAATTGTTGATAACCATCCTCTCCAACACATCAATTGCCTGATCCAGATGCCCATACTTACAAAAGTAATTGATAAAAATATTGTAGGTTGTAACATCAGGATCACGATTCACCTGGTTCATGTCTTCAAGCAAATCGCATACTTCATCCCACCTTCTCATGTTGCAGAGGGCATGGAGTAAGATGCAGTAGGTTGTACCATTTGGTTCAAGCCCTTCAGCAGCAAGACGAGTTAAGATGAACTTTGCATCATTCAGCCTGCCAGCCTTGCATGATGCACTGATGAGAGCATTATAGGTGACGACATCTGGTTGACATCCTTCCAAAGAAAGTTCATCCAAGACTTCCAAGGCCTTCTGAGGGCCACAATTCTTGCAAACAAGATCAACAAGCAAGGTGCTTGTCATCTCATATGGTGGCCAACCTAACCTCAACTGTTCTTTCCAAAAGGAGATCGCCCTGTCATACATACGCTGATTGAACATGCACCTAATCAAAGTGTTAAAAGTGATGCCGCTCGGAGAGCAACCACTGAAT
Above is a window of Oryza sativa Japonica Group chromosome 10, ASM3414082v1 DNA encoding:
- the LOC4348896 gene encoding pentatricopeptide repeat-containing protein At1g08610, coding for MNMARSGDVSRCHRCGLWSNGSAPITVSASITMRSSRVTAHAVYLDYPTRTEQKNGGNLVVMRPDRRRPRDDFFKGEGGGGSLVVVQPDRDRRPQDDFGRAAADSEKDVSPIHAKPRKPLDQNPEGMDVAGFSKHGGKCYADNLRRYCNSGKLIQACCVIDEMVLHGQIPETKCCVRIIRGLVKTGKANKARHVLEVMVLSGGVPDTISCNMLIAQLCRGGQLSSALQVLEDMRFSGCSPSGITFNTLIRCMFNQRMYDRAISFWKEQLRLGWPPYEMTSTLLVDLVCKNCGPQKALEVLDELSLEGCQPDVVTYNALISASCKAGRLNDAKFILTRLAAEGLEPNGTTYCILLHALCNMRRWDEVCDLLEDMNQVNRDPDVTTYNIFINYFCKYGHLDQAIDVLERMVINNCSPDIVTCNTLLNAISKKGMVEEALGIARCIRENGYKLVLITYNTLIDALAKKAEVKKAMVLFDEMLSDGISPDDITYGSLVMGFCKKDMADEALDLLNQMLTLGFEVKTTTFVMVIQALCRDGKVEAAAEITKVMLSKNSIPGNSLCSSIVTKVAKSGWNKEAQMLHQKLVECEILKEDAEVILSS